A stretch of DNA from Tautonia rosea:
GAGGAACCGGGCAAGCAGGGAGTCCCAGTGCTCGATCGGCCAGCGCTTGGCGGGCGTCCCGGCACCGAGATGCACGGCGAGCAACGGGGCCGAGGCTCCAAACCGCCCGGCGTGCAGCCAGTCGGCCTCGGAGCCGTTCGAGGGATCGTTGGGAGCGGTGTCGAGGTTGTTCCCGCGGCCGAGCCGAGCGGAGCGGACCCCCTCACCCGGCCTTCGGCCACCCTCTCCCCCGCGAGCGGGGGAGAGGGTTGGGAGAGGGTGAACCTCGATGTGGGTTTCTGAATCCGGATCGCAGACCAAGTCCTCGTCGATCAGGCTGCTTGAAGTGCCGGGGCCGACGATCACTAGTTCCGCCGAGGCCTTGCGCACGGATCGTCGCATCGATCGGGTCGAGCCAGGAGCGGGCGATTCCCAGGCATCGGCGAGCATCCGGGCAACCCGGGAGCGGTCGCGGTCGGAGACGTAGACCGAGACGCGGGCCGAAACGGGCCGGTCGTCTCCTGCGGCGTGAGGCAAGGCGATCGCGTCGAGCAAGGCCAGGCGGGAACGGACCTCGTGACGGCCGGGGACCCAGTCGGCCAGGTCGGTCAAGAGGAAGCCGCCGCCTCCCATCGCCCAGCCGACCCGACGCGGGATGCCGGCCAATGCCAGGACGAGCACCGAGAGCACATCGCCCCGGACGTCGATGCCAAGGTCATACCCTTTGCCGCGGATCATCCGAGCGATTGACCAAACGGCCGAAGCCAGTGCCCAGCGGCCCGGCTGACGCTCGAACCAGTTGCGATCGGCAAGGAGGACCCGATCGACGAGGGGGTCGGCTTCGAAGACGGCTCGATTGCTCGGCGAGGCGAGCACGTCGATCGCCGCGTCGGGAGCGTGCGCTTTGAGCCTCGGAAAAAGCGGGCTGGAGAGGACCGAGTCCCCTAGATGATCGAGCTGCACGACCAGGATTCGACGTGGCTCGGACCAGGCTGGGATCGGCCGAACGACGCGCCAGAGGCGCATCGCGAGCCCCCCCACGGCATCCAATGTGCCGACCAGGACGCGCCAGCGCCACTTGCTGTAGCGATAGCGACGCACCGGCACGGGGCTCGGCGCCCGATCATCCTGTCGGGGCGATTTCGTCATAAACCTCCGCCGTCCTTCGGGCCACGGTTGCCCAGAGGTACCGCCGATGGACAACTTCGGCAAGCTCAGTTCTGCCCCGACCGGCCTCCCATGCCTCGGTCAAGGCCTTGGAAATCTCCTGGATCCTGTCTGGTCGGGCATAGAATGCCCAGTTTCCGAAATATTCGCGGGTGCACCCGAAGGGGGTGATGACGATGGCGCAGCCGGCCAGGGCGGCTTCAAGCGCCGCCAGGCCGGGCGTCTCGAACCAGCTTGGCAGGGCGAAGACCCGAGCTGCCGCGAAGGCCGAGGCGAGCAGGGGGTCATCGGCGTCCATCCGAGGCACCCAGGTCACAGAGGCGAGTGGCACCCCCCTGCACTGCTCGGCGTACGATTCGCTCCCTGGCACCGGATCGCCCACGACAACCAGGGGCAAGCGGGTTTTCTCGCAAGCCTTCACCAACCCGAGGACGTTCTTTCTCGGTTCGATGCGACCGGCATAGAGGACGAACTCGTCGAGCCCGATGAGCGCCCGAAACGGTTCCGGATTGGCTCCGAGCACGGTCGGTTCGACACCGTTGGGCACGACCCGAAGCTTCCGCCGGTCGAGTCCGAAGAGGCGGGCCAGTTGCTCGCCTTCGGCCTCGGAGTTTGGCAAGACGGCATCCGATCGCCGGAACAACTCCTTCCGCCATCCCGGCACACGAGGAACGGCCCGTCTCACCCCCCATGCCGCCAGCGCACTTGCCGCCTTGAGGCGACTTCCGGCCAGGGCGGCCAGCGCCGAGGGCTCGAACCAGCAGATCGGTGAGAGGACGAC
This window harbors:
- a CDS encoding glycosyltransferase family 9 protein, producing MTKSPRQDDRAPSPVPVRRYRYSKWRWRVLVGTLDAVGGLAMRLWRVVRPIPAWSEPRRILVVQLDHLGDSVLSSPLFPRLKAHAPDAAIDVLASPSNRAVFEADPLVDRVLLADRNWFERQPGRWALASAVWSIARMIRGKGYDLGIDVRGDVLSVLVLALAGIPRRVGWAMGGGGFLLTDLADWVPGRHEVRSRLALLDAIALPHAAGDDRPVSARVSVYVSDRDRSRVARMLADAWESPAPGSTRSMRRSVRKASAELVIVGPGTSSSLIDEDLVCDPDSETHIEVHPLPTLSPARGGEGGRRPGEGVRSARLGRGNNLDTAPNDPSNGSEADWLHAGRFGASAPLLAVHLGAGTPAKRWPIEHWDSLLARFLRDGWRVLIVGGPDDAELAARLTPHDALRDWTGRLAVTETTALLERADLFLGSDSGPAHLAACAGVPSVVLFSGTNRVGQWRPWSRRSLVLRHDVPCNPCHRKVCPLADHPCMTGLTPDRVYQATRRWWSRMHRAESPHAPL
- a CDS encoding glycosyltransferase — translated: MLRQTMTPPDDPANTLADRRSPSQVSSMDWLGHRSLGPIESGAVLLHAPSHAFQSPGGGEVQLARTARHLDALGVLVRPMNPWADRLEKARILHLFGMSREGLELAKVAQSRGVPVVLSPICWFEPSALAALAGSRLKAASALAAWGVRRAVPRVPGWRKELFRRSDAVLPNSEAEGEQLARLFGLDRRKLRVVPNGVEPTVLGANPEPFRALIGLDEFVLYAGRIEPRKNVLGLVKACEKTRLPLVVVGDPVPGSESYAEQCRGVPLASVTWVPRMDADDPLLASAFAAARVFALPSWFETPGLAALEAALAGCAIVITPFGCTREYFGNWAFYARPDRIQEISKALTEAWEAGRGRTELAEVVHRRYLWATVARRTAEVYDEIAPTG